The Mycolicibacterium monacense genome contains the following window.
GGCAGCAGTGTGATCGGCGACCACACCATCAGCGCGCAGCCGAGCGCCCCGGCGACGGCCAGCGCCGCGTGCCGGGTGCGGTAGGCCACCACGAGGGTCACCAGCACCGTCGGCAACGACCACACCCAGTGGTGCGACCACGACACCGGTGACACCACCAGCCCGAACATCGCCACGCAGACCAGGGCCAGCACCGGTTCGTCGGCGCGCAGCGCCCGCCGCGCCGCCCAGACGGTCAGTCCGAGCACCGCGAAGCACCCCACCACCCACAGGATGAACCGGAGGTCCTCGCCCACACCGAACCGCGCGAGCGTGCCCGCGATGTTCTGGTTGGTGTTCAGCGTGGCCGTGCCGATCCGGTCGGTGTTGCGCACCGTCTCGGTCCAGTACTCCCAGGAGTCGCGCCAGGCCAGCGCGAACCCGAGCAGCGTCATCACGACGACCGAGGCCGCGCTCACCAGCAGTGCGCGGGTGTCGCGGCGCAGCAGGAAGTACAGCAGGAACACCGCCGGGGTGAGTTTCAGCGCGATCGCCACCCCGAGCAGGACCCCGCGCGGCCAGGGGGTGCGCCGCGGCACACAGTCCGCGATCACCAGCGTCATCAGCACGACGTTGATCTGGCCGAAGTCGAAATTCGCCCGGATCGGTTCGAGGAGGACCACGGCCGGGGCCACGATCGCCGCGGCCAGCCAGATCCGCCTCCCTGGCGTCCAGACGTCGAGCCGGGTCAGCACGATCAGCACGGCGACGATCAGCAGCAGCAGAGTGATTGCGGTGATCACCGCGCTGGCCGCGGGCAACGACATCACGGCAAACGGCGAGAAGACGATCGCCGCCAGCGGGGGATAGGTGAACGGCAGGTCGAGGCCGCCCTCGGTGGCGAACATCGCACCGTCGGCGTAGAGCGGGCTACCGTCGAGCCAGGCCCGGCCACCCATCCGGTAGACGTCGATGTCGATCCGGTACGGCGTCTCTCCGAGCAACCGCCAGCCGGCCCAGCCGAGCGCGGCGAGGGTCAGGAGGCAGAACGTCCGCCACGCGAGGGTTGGCGCCCAAGCAGGCGTCCGCCGAGTACTCATGTCGCCGACCAGCCTATCGGTGACCTCCGGCGAGTCGGCCGGTATCCCGGTCGCGCCACGCGCAGGTCGGCGTAAGTTTTCGAGCGTGCACCTGACCCTGCAGCTGGACTTCCTCACCGTCGATCGCCTGCCGCTGCTGTGCTGCCTGGTCGCCTTCATCCTCACCTTCTTCGTGACGCGCACGATCGTGCGCTACATCAGGCGGCACGCCGACAGCGACGCTCCCCGCAAGTGGTGGCAGCCGCGCAACATCGCCGGTACGGGCGGCATGCACATCCACCACGTGGTGATCGGGGTGATTCTCGTGATGGTGTCGGGTCTCACCATGGTGACGCTGGCCGTCAACGGGGGAGTACCCGAATTCACGGCGGCGGCAACCCTTTTCGGAATCGGTGCCGCGCTGGTGCTCGACGAGTACGCCCTGATCCTGCATCTGTCGGACGTGTACTGGTCCGAGGACGGC
Protein-coding sequences here:
- a CDS encoding glycosyltransferase 87 family protein; the protein is MSTRRTPAWAPTLAWRTFCLLTLAALGWAGWRLLGETPYRIDIDVYRMGGRAWLDGSPLYADGAMFATEGGLDLPFTYPPLAAIVFSPFAVMSLPAASAVITAITLLLLIVAVLIVLTRLDVWTPGRRIWLAAAIVAPAVVLLEPIRANFDFGQINVVLMTLVIADCVPRRTPWPRGVLLGVAIALKLTPAVFLLYFLLRRDTRALLVSAASVVVMTLLGFALAWRDSWEYWTETVRNTDRIGTATLNTNQNIAGTLARFGVGEDLRFILWVVGCFAVLGLTVWAARRALRADEPVLALVCVAMFGLVVSPVSWSHHWVWSLPTVLVTLVVAYRTRHAALAVAGALGCALMVWSPITLLPEHQETSAPLWRQLAGGSYVWWALLVIAAAGTLSARSTHRTEPVTAAQPAAASGSRAAG